One genomic segment of Myotis daubentonii chromosome 14, mMyoDau2.1, whole genome shotgun sequence includes these proteins:
- the LOC132215568 gene encoding large ribosomal subunit protein uL15-like: MPSRLRKTRKLRGHVSHGHGRIGKHRKHPGGRGNAGGLHHHRINFDKYHPGYFGKVGMRHYHLKRNQSFCPTVNLDKLWTPVSEQTRVNAAKSKTGVSPIIDVVRSGSYKALGKGKLPKQPVIVKAKLFSRRAEKIKGVGGACILVA, encoded by the coding sequence ATGCCATCCAGACTGAGGAAGACCCGCAAACTTCGGGGCCACGTGAGCCACGGCCACGGCCGCATCGGCAAGCACAGGAAGCACCCGGGGGGCCGCGGGAATGCTGGCGGCCTGCATCATCACAGGATCAACTTCGACAAATATCACCCAGGTTACTTTGGGAAAGTTGGTATGAGGCATTACCACTTGAAGAGGAACCAGAGCTTCTGCCCAACTGTCAACCTTGATAAACTGTGGACCCCGGTCAGTGAGCAGACACGGGTGAATGCTGCCAAAAGCAAGACTGGAGtgtctcccatcattgatgtggTGCGATCGGGCTCCTACAAAgctctggggaagggaaagctCCCAAAGCAGCCTGTCATTGTGAAGGCCAAGCTCTTCAGCAGAAGAGCCGAGAAGATTAAGGGTGTTGGTGGGGCCTGTATCCTGGTAGCCTGA